A genomic region of Chryseobacterium sp. KACC 21268 contains the following coding sequences:
- a CDS encoding YfhO family protein, whose translation MFKNKKNLIFILASLVVFILLAVVYANPVISGKRLMQHDIVFYKGGAQELLQYRANNENETYWSDAMFGGMPTYQTGAQFRGDVIKKIDDLFLFLPKPANYLFLLFAGFFFLGMVAVRNWKYALLGATFFGLSTYFYIIISAGHNGKVHTIAYFAPLVAGILLVYFRKKYILGFITTTLFMGLQICANHPQMTYYLFLGLGFLFLSELIRAIKGKIEWKHFLISTGIVAVAGIIGVGMNSQRLMANAEYVKETVRGKQILNTGYHTAGKSGMDKESITMWSYGKLETLNLFIPRLMGGASQEEGSDKIMEQIQVLAQDNIKSQQEYDMFLRGFGTPTYWGDQPSTSGPAYQGAVVCFLAVLGFFFAGRKYRYWILGASILTIFLAWGSNFSVLTDFFIDYVPLYNKFRAPSSILVVVEFLFPLIAILGLYKFFTDENLTEEYKKKILLYVSGSVLGITLILMVFGKGILGFYTANEKTYLPPYVLDYLIDERASMFQTDALKAIIYVLITAGVLFFGLKKKLNVNIVLLIIGFVSLFDLWTVNRRYLNDNNYVDKTFADYPFQTENSEYLMSKAGDNSFVQSLLQQTEVNKALQTIAEKDKDHYRIFNNVLGTFSETNTSYFKSSIGGYHAVKLRRYDDLINKYFSTTDQVKTIRILNMLNTKYFLVGDQQKPEISPNPEANGNAWFVSDIKFVDNPNEELNETGNLDTKKIAVISKDDKAYFNGKNLIKDSTAFLALKSYQPNELSFDSSSKTPQLAVFSEVYYPHGWNVYLDGNKVDYIKANYLLRALYVPAGKHKIEMKFEPAVIETGKLFSLISFGLFVLLSLVGVYFLVRDSRKSEVAEA comes from the coding sequence ATGTTCAAAAACAAGAAAAATCTCATTTTCATCCTTGCAAGTTTGGTCGTTTTCATTTTGCTGGCGGTGGTTTACGCCAATCCTGTCATCTCTGGAAAACGTTTGATGCAACACGATATCGTTTTCTACAAAGGTGGCGCGCAGGAACTTTTGCAATACCGTGCGAATAACGAAAATGAAACCTATTGGAGCGACGCAATGTTTGGCGGAATGCCAACTTACCAAACTGGAGCGCAATTCCGTGGCGATGTCATCAAAAAAATTGACGATTTGTTTTTGTTCCTTCCGAAACCTGCAAACTACCTGTTCTTGCTGTTTGCCGGATTTTTCTTTTTGGGAATGGTGGCTGTTAGAAACTGGAAATATGCTTTGCTCGGCGCGACATTCTTTGGATTGTCAACTTATTTTTACATCATTATTTCGGCTGGACATAATGGAAAAGTGCATACGATTGCCTACTTTGCGCCATTGGTAGCAGGGATTTTATTGGTCTATTTTAGGAAAAAATATATTCTCGGATTCATCACCACGACCCTATTTATGGGACTTCAGATTTGTGCGAATCACCCACAGATGACTTATTATCTATTTCTCGGATTAGGATTTTTGTTCCTCTCTGAATTAATAAGAGCCATCAAAGGAAAAATTGAATGGAAACATTTTTTGATTTCTACTGGAATCGTTGCAGTCGCTGGAATCATCGGCGTTGGAATGAACTCGCAAAGACTGATGGCAAACGCCGAATACGTGAAAGAAACCGTTCGTGGAAAGCAAATCCTGAACACAGGCTATCACACTGCCGGAAAATCCGGAATGGACAAAGAAAGCATCACAATGTGGAGCTACGGAAAACTGGAAACGCTTAACTTATTCATTCCTAGATTAATGGGAGGCGCAAGTCAGGAAGAAGGTTCCGACAAAATTATGGAGCAAATTCAGGTTTTGGCTCAGGACAACATCAAATCCCAACAAGAATACGATATGTTTCTAAGAGGTTTCGGAACCCCGACTTATTGGGGCGACCAGCCGAGTACTTCAGGTCCGGCTTATCAAGGCGCGGTGGTTTGTTTCCTCGCGGTTTTAGGATTTTTCTTTGCCGGAAGAAAGTACAGATATTGGATTTTGGGTGCTTCGATTTTGACGATTTTCTTGGCTTGGGGAAGCAATTTCTCTGTGCTGACAGATTTCTTCATCGATTATGTGCCGTTGTACAACAAGTTTCGTGCGCCGTCTTCTATCTTGGTGGTTGTGGAATTTTTGTTCCCTTTGATTGCGATTCTTGGCTTGTATAAATTCTTTACGGATGAAAATCTGACCGAAGAATACAAAAAGAAAATCCTGCTTTACGTTTCGGGAAGTGTTCTCGGAATCACATTGATTTTGATGGTTTTCGGAAAAGGAATTTTGGGCTTCTACACAGCGAATGAGAAAACTTATCTTCCGCCGTATGTGTTGGATTATTTGATTGATGAAAGAGCGTCGATGTTCCAAACCGATGCTTTGAAAGCGATTATTTATGTTTTGATTACGGCTGGCGTTTTATTTTTTGGATTAAAGAAAAAACTGAATGTCAACATCGTTCTATTAATCATCGGATTCGTGAGTTTGTTTGACCTTTGGACGGTGAACAGACGATATTTGAATGATAATAATTATGTTGACAAAACCTTCGCCGATTATCCTTTCCAAACCGAAAATTCAGAATATCTGATGAGCAAAGCGGGCGACAATTCTTTTGTTCAAAGCCTTTTGCAACAGACCGAAGTGAACAAAGCCTTACAAACCATCGCCGAAAAAGACAAAGACCATTACAGGATTTTCAACAATGTTTTGGGAACTTTCAGCGAGACGAATACTTCTTACTTCAAATCTTCAATCGGTGGTTATCACGCAGTTAAATTGAGACGTTACGATGATTTAATCAATAAGTATTTCTCGACCACAGACCAAGTAAAAACCATCCGAATCCTGAATATGCTGAACACCAAATATTTCTTAGTTGGCGACCAGCAAAAACCAGAAATCTCTCCAAATCCTGAAGCCAACGGCAATGCGTGGTTTGTTTCTGACATCAAATTCGTGGACAATCCAAACGAGGAACTGAACGAAACAGGAAATCTCGACACCAAGAAAATCGCGGTGATTTCTAAAGATGACAAAGCCTATTTCAACGGAAAAAATCTGATAAAAGATTCAACGGCTTTTTTGGCTTTGAAGTCTTATCAGCCAAACGAATTATCATTTGATTCATCTTCCAAAACGCCTCAATTGGCGGTGTTTTCTGAGGTTTATTATCCTCACGGCTGGAATGTTTATTTGGACGGAAACAAAGTGGATTACATCAAAGCGAATTACCTTTTAAGAGCGCTTTACGTCCCAGCAGGAAAACATAAGATTGAAATGAAATTTGAGCCAGCCGTTATCGAAACTGGAAAATTATTTTCTTTGATAAGTTTCGGATTGTTTGTTTTGTTGAGTTTGGTTGGGGTCTATTTTCTGGTAAGAGATTCTCGGAAATCTGAGGTTGCGGAAGCTTAA
- a CDS encoding RDD family protein — protein sequence MKNKKFIFRRFLAGFIDYSIILAVNYYYIYTFGSLNAEGEYSVTGIKTFPIMLFWFVYLCVTETTFSSTLGNFIVRLRPVDLQTENKITLKQSVLRHIIDVLDMFFFGLVAIIILKNSNESQRLGDLLAKTKVIEVEY from the coding sequence ATGAAGAATAAAAAGTTTATTTTTCGAAGATTTTTAGCAGGTTTCATCGACTATTCGATAATATTGGCTGTAAATTATTATTACATTTATACTTTTGGAAGTTTAAATGCTGAAGGAGAATATTCTGTGACTGGAATTAAGACTTTTCCGATTATGCTTTTTTGGTTTGTTTATTTATGTGTAACCGAAACAACATTTAGTTCAACTTTAGGAAATTTCATTGTCAGATTAAGGCCTGTTGATTTGCAAACCGAAAATAAAATCACTTTGAAGCAATCTGTTTTAAGACATATTATAGATGTTTTAGATATGTTCTTTTTTGGATTAGTCGCAATCATTATTTTAAAAAATTCAAACGAAAGTCAAAGATTAGGAGATTTACTCGCAAAGACAAAAGTTATAGAAGTGGAATATTAA